From the genome of Streptomyces sp. NBC_01341, one region includes:
- a CDS encoding enoyl-CoA hydratase/isomerase family protein, translating to MASPTRFTLTEHSPTLWRVTFNNPPVNLVDSTMTSELNEVFTRAEKSDRVAIIVFDSADPEFFMAHYDLSAKDELDHVLAHPEEVHPYTALLTRLTKLPFATLSSIRGIARGAGSEFLLATDMRFASREKAVFGQFEIGMSAIAGGGPATRLPGLVGRGRTFEILYGGLDLDGARAEQYGYVNRAFPDAELDSFVDELASRISSFDLQTIRDIKRFVNVATLRPDAEFKDQMDAFWAAVNRPAQQHVAGKLFEAGLQQRSELERDLPQWVTRFQYRSGADEGK from the coding sequence ATGGCCTCCCCCACCCGGTTCACCCTGACCGAACATTCCCCCACCCTGTGGCGCGTGACCTTCAACAATCCTCCGGTCAATCTCGTCGACTCGACCATGACGAGCGAACTCAACGAGGTTTTCACGCGCGCGGAGAAGAGCGATCGCGTCGCGATCATCGTCTTCGACAGCGCCGACCCCGAGTTCTTCATGGCGCACTACGATCTGTCGGCCAAGGACGAACTCGACCACGTCCTCGCCCACCCGGAGGAAGTCCATCCCTACACGGCCCTCCTGACCCGTCTCACCAAACTGCCCTTCGCCACCCTCTCTTCCATCAGGGGAATCGCGCGCGGCGCCGGAAGTGAGTTCCTGCTCGCGACCGACATGCGTTTCGCCAGCCGCGAGAAAGCGGTATTCGGTCAGTTCGAGATCGGCATGAGCGCCATCGCGGGCGGCGGTCCCGCCACACGGCTCCCCGGACTGGTCGGACGGGGCCGGACCTTCGAGATCCTCTACGGCGGCCTCGATCTCGACGGGGCACGCGCCGAGCAGTACGGATATGTCAACCGGGCCTTCCCCGACGCCGAACTCGACTCCTTCGTCGATGAGTTGGCATCTCGTATCTCCTCCTTCGACCTGCAGACGATCAGGGACATCAAGCGGTTCGTGAATGTCGCCACCCTCCGGCCGGACGCCGAGTTCAAGGACCAGATGGACGCGTTCTGGGCCGCGGTGAACCGTCCCGCGCAGCAACACGTCGCAGGCAAGCTGTTCGAGGCCGGACTCCAGCAGCGAAGTGAACTGGAACGCGACCTCCCCCAGTGGGTGACGCGCTTTCAGTACCGCTCCGGAGCCGACGAAGGAAAGTAG